Proteins encoded in a region of the Agromyces protaetiae genome:
- a CDS encoding class I SAM-dependent DNA methyltransferase — protein sequence MSDGVFDEDVARSYDADIEHMYAPEVLIPTVDVLSKLSSGGSALEFAIGTGRVAVPLARRGVHVEGIELSAAMADVLREREGGETINVVIGDMATTTVPGAFDLVYLVFNTIGNLTSQDQQTACFVNAARHLKRGGRFVIEVGVPALRRLPPGERFVTFSMSHHYIGVDEYDLVTQSLVSHHLNVDDEGRARSFRTPQRYVWPAELDLMAQISGMRLESRWESWDKTAFTHESEHHVSVWIKP from the coding sequence ATGAGTGACGGAGTGTTCGACGAGGATGTCGCGCGTTCGTACGACGCCGACATCGAGCATATGTATGCCCCTGAGGTCCTGATACCGACCGTCGACGTCCTGTCGAAGTTGTCGTCCGGCGGGTCAGCGCTGGAGTTCGCGATCGGAACCGGCCGGGTCGCGGTGCCACTGGCGCGTCGCGGGGTGCACGTCGAGGGGATCGAGTTGTCCGCGGCGATGGCGGACGTCCTCCGTGAGCGCGAAGGCGGCGAAACGATCAACGTCGTCATCGGGGACATGGCGACGACAACGGTCCCGGGAGCGTTCGATCTGGTCTATCTGGTCTTCAACACCATCGGGAACCTGACTTCCCAGGACCAGCAGACTGCGTGCTTCGTCAATGCCGCTCGCCATCTCAAGCGAGGCGGTCGGTTCGTCATCGAAGTCGGAGTCCCGGCGTTGCGGAGACTGCCTCCCGGCGAGCGGTTCGTCACGTTCTCCATGTCCCACCACTACATCGGCGTCGATGAGTACGACCTGGTGACCCAGTCGCTGGTGTCGCATCATCTCAACGTCGACGACGAGGGACGAGCGAGGTCCTTTCGAACGCCGCAACGGTACGTCTGGCCGGCCGAGCTGGACCTCATGGCGCAGATCTCGGGAATGCGTCTCGAGTCCCGCTGGGAGAGCTGGGACAAGACCGCCTTCACTCACGAATCAGAGCACCACGTATCGGTCTGGATCAAGCCCTAG
- a CDS encoding DUF2252 domain-containing protein, whose translation MGNGERRSSANEAGRRVRKRLPRRGLAELVLPVDRDPLGILEEQHASRLKDLVPVRVGRMLQSPFSFYRGTAAVMAADLRRAPTTDLEVVSCGDAHISNFGFFASPERALVFDLNDFDEAGVAPWEWDVRRLTASVYLSGRDIGLSEDGCRDAAFAAADGYREMLRGYCRLSTRERYYTRVDTSSVARHLGEKGERTVRKAAKKARARTSERLLQRLTTISVDGGIRIVDQPPILRHVDHATLGEVTDLFTQYRATLREDIAFLLEQYRVVDFALRVVGVGSVGTRCYLLAVEGPTGDMLFLQAKEAPPSVLTTYGGRRSIIPGRPGMTDFIEGHRVVAAQRILQANSDLFVGWIRGWAGDSADRYRVDYYWRQFRDMKGSIEPDTLDADQFRSYGALCAALLARAHGQSPASAAIVGYLGRSEEFAEATAEWSAAYADVAEADFELLRRAVASGRLPAETGV comes from the coding sequence ATGGGCAACGGCGAGCGACGGTCCTCCGCGAATGAAGCCGGGCGCCGGGTGCGCAAGCGTCTGCCGCGGCGAGGCTTGGCCGAGCTGGTCCTCCCCGTCGACCGGGATCCCCTCGGCATCCTCGAGGAACAGCACGCGTCGAGACTGAAGGATCTCGTGCCGGTGCGGGTGGGACGGATGCTGCAATCGCCGTTCTCGTTCTACCGCGGCACGGCGGCCGTCATGGCGGCCGACCTGCGCCGTGCACCCACCACCGACCTCGAGGTCGTCTCCTGCGGCGACGCCCACATCTCGAACTTCGGTTTCTTCGCCTCGCCCGAACGCGCGCTCGTCTTCGACCTCAACGACTTCGACGAGGCCGGCGTCGCGCCGTGGGAGTGGGACGTGCGCCGGCTCACCGCGAGCGTGTACCTCAGCGGACGCGACATCGGCCTGAGCGAGGACGGATGCCGCGACGCGGCCTTCGCCGCCGCTGACGGGTACCGCGAGATGTTGCGGGGCTATTGCCGCCTCTCCACGCGGGAGCGCTACTACACCCGGGTCGACACGTCCTCGGTCGCACGTCACCTCGGGGAGAAAGGCGAGCGGACGGTCCGCAAAGCAGCGAAGAAGGCCCGCGCACGCACGTCCGAGCGGCTCCTGCAGCGCCTGACGACGATTTCGGTCGACGGCGGCATCCGCATCGTCGATCAGCCTCCCATCCTGCGCCACGTCGACCACGCGACCTTGGGCGAGGTCACCGACCTCTTTACCCAGTACCGCGCGACCCTGCGCGAGGACATCGCGTTCCTGCTGGAGCAGTACCGCGTGGTCGACTTCGCCCTGCGGGTCGTCGGTGTCGGCAGCGTCGGCACCCGCTGCTACCTGCTCGCAGTCGAGGGCCCCACCGGCGACATGCTGTTCCTCCAGGCCAAGGAGGCTCCGCCGTCCGTCTTGACGACGTACGGGGGCCGGCGATCGATCATCCCCGGTCGCCCCGGCATGACCGACTTCATCGAGGGCCACCGCGTCGTCGCCGCCCAGCGGATCCTGCAGGCGAACTCCGACCTGTTCGTCGGATGGATCCGCGGCTGGGCCGGTGACTCCGCGGACCGGTATCGGGTGGACTACTACTGGCGGCAGTTCCGCGACATGAAGGGGTCGATCGAGCCGGACACGCTCGACGCCGACCAGTTCCGCTCGTACGGTGCGCTGTGCGCCGCGCTCCTGGCTCGGGCGCACGGGCAGTCCCCCGCCTCGGCAGCGATCGTGGGCTACCTCGGCCGATCCGAAGAATTCGCCGAGGCGACAGCGGAATGGTCGGCCGCGTACGCCGATGTCGCCGAGGCCGACTTCGAGCTGCTGCGCCGAGCCGTCGCATCCGGACGCCTCCCGGCGGAGACCGGAGTCTGA
- a CDS encoding SDR family oxidoreductase, producing the protein MLVTGGTGNLGRHVLPHLQEAGVNPRVLTRSPRSDSDGVVFFRGDTVKGDNLAEAVAGMETVLHLAGGAKGDDVAARNIAAAAKAAGVEHLVLISVVGADHMPIGYFRAKARAEEEFANSGVPYSIVRAAQFHDFILKTIGSMAKLPFVPLPSGLRFEPVDVSEVAAYVAEIALREPSGRARDIAGPAVMDVEEIVRPLLKLRQRRFRPLRVPLSGAIGRAYKAGDNLALPGVMRGGIPWSEYLVARAAVEQKV; encoded by the coding sequence ATGCTCGTCACCGGCGGTACCGGAAATCTCGGACGACACGTCCTCCCGCACCTGCAGGAGGCTGGTGTCAACCCCCGTGTGCTCACGCGGTCGCCCCGTTCGGACTCAGACGGTGTCGTGTTCTTCCGGGGAGACACGGTCAAGGGCGACAACCTGGCTGAGGCGGTTGCCGGGATGGAGACGGTTCTGCATCTCGCCGGAGGTGCGAAAGGCGACGACGTCGCCGCGCGCAACATCGCCGCCGCTGCGAAGGCTGCCGGAGTCGAGCATCTCGTGCTGATCTCCGTCGTTGGGGCGGATCACATGCCGATCGGCTATTTCCGCGCGAAGGCGCGGGCCGAGGAAGAGTTCGCAAACTCAGGGGTTCCGTACAGCATCGTTCGCGCGGCGCAATTCCACGACTTCATCCTCAAGACGATCGGATCGATGGCAAAGCTCCCGTTCGTGCCACTTCCGTCTGGGCTTCGATTCGAGCCGGTTGACGTCTCGGAGGTGGCCGCGTACGTTGCTGAGATCGCTTTGCGAGAACCGTCTGGCCGCGCACGAGACATTGCCGGGCCCGCCGTGATGGATGTCGAGGAGATCGTCAGGCCGCTCCTCAAGTTGCGTCAGCGGCGATTCCGTCCGCTTCGTGTGCCATTGAGCGGGGCGATCGGGCGTGCGTACAAGGCTGGAGACAACCTTGCGCTACCCGGAGTGATGAGAGGCGGCATCCCGTGGTCGGAATACCTTGTGGCGCGCGCCGCGGTCGAGCAGAAAGTCTGA
- a CDS encoding DMT family transporter — translation MERRPSFRVPAPRLAGFGKIALAGVLWGTAPIAFEIVRDETAASAYAVSAARMTIAAVALLAVMAVTRGRAPALGLLRVRPWMVVGMGVGVAVYQTTWFAAMTYVGVSVATVVCLGAAPLLVIVWEAVRDPRGVTLASMLTLLIGVLGLVLVCVPGAEVSTETSWIGMALASVSAVTFATCMVVGRSLALAGEPRALTTVTTVVSALTLLPFLFVSGTERISPGAALALTYLGVVTLAVGYLLLYSGLQTVRTSSATLAALLEPATATVLAVWLLGEVLTGPEVAGVALILVALVVAGSRDE, via the coding sequence GTGGAACGTCGCCCCTCGTTCCGAGTGCCCGCCCCACGGCTCGCCGGCTTCGGGAAGATCGCGCTTGCAGGAGTGCTGTGGGGCACGGCCCCGATCGCCTTCGAGATCGTTCGCGACGAGACAGCGGCCAGCGCCTACGCGGTGAGCGCGGCGCGGATGACCATCGCCGCGGTCGCGCTCCTCGCGGTGATGGCGGTCACGAGAGGACGTGCTCCAGCGCTCGGCCTTCTGCGCGTTCGGCCATGGATGGTGGTCGGGATGGGTGTGGGCGTGGCGGTCTACCAGACGACCTGGTTCGCTGCCATGACCTATGTCGGCGTCAGTGTGGCGACCGTGGTCTGTTTGGGCGCGGCGCCGCTGCTCGTGATCGTCTGGGAGGCGGTCCGCGATCCGCGAGGGGTGACGTTGGCGAGCATGCTGACCCTGCTCATCGGTGTGCTGGGGCTTGTACTCGTGTGCGTCCCGGGCGCCGAGGTGTCGACCGAGACGTCGTGGATCGGCATGGCACTGGCGTCTGTGTCTGCCGTGACGTTCGCCACGTGCATGGTCGTGGGTCGCAGCCTCGCACTGGCTGGGGAGCCACGCGCGCTGACCACGGTGACCACCGTGGTTTCAGCGCTGACACTTCTTCCGTTCCTCTTCGTCTCCGGCACGGAACGGATCTCACCCGGAGCTGCGCTCGCGCTGACGTATCTCGGTGTCGTGACGCTCGCCGTCGGCTACCTGCTGTTGTATTCAGGCCTGCAGACGGTACGAACGAGTTCCGCGACGCTCGCCGCGTTGCTCGAGCCGGCGACGGCGACCGTGCTCGCCGTCTGGCTCCTGGGCGAGGTCCTGACGGGGCCTGAGGTCGCGGGCGTCGCACTGATCCTGGTCGCTCTGGTCGTTGCGGGCTCGCGAGACGAGTGA
- a CDS encoding carbon-nitrogen hydrolase family protein, which yields MTQAAESATLDLSGEASVPTRRSETLLIALAQPATSPSDIAGNAERHAEAIRSAQARLILFPELSLTGYRLQAPALELDDPRLQPLIDAARDCRSIAIVGAPTRDGEGREFISSIRVHDGSADVVYHKRTLHAPELNRFAPGRAARTITVDGWKVGMSICKDTSASVHTSDLARLDVDLYAAGVVHSPEEFDEQSARGFVAARACRAYAAFASFAGRAGAVYPHTCGRSTIWGPDGEVLAAAGDQTGEVVRHQLTSSRLSATRTPAANCS from the coding sequence GTGACACAAGCGGCAGAGAGCGCAACACTTGATCTGTCTGGAGAGGCGTCCGTGCCGACACGGCGCAGCGAGACGTTGCTCATCGCTCTTGCCCAGCCGGCGACGAGTCCGTCGGACATCGCAGGCAATGCTGAGCGCCACGCGGAAGCCATTCGTTCCGCACAGGCGAGATTGATCCTGTTTCCAGAGCTCTCGTTGACCGGGTATCGCCTGCAGGCACCAGCTCTGGAGCTCGACGACCCACGCCTGCAACCTCTCATCGACGCCGCCCGCGACTGTCGGTCGATCGCGATCGTGGGCGCGCCGACGCGAGATGGGGAGGGGAGGGAGTTCATCAGCAGCATCAGGGTGCACGACGGAAGCGCCGACGTCGTCTACCACAAACGCACGCTGCACGCCCCTGAGTTGAACCGGTTCGCCCCGGGCCGTGCGGCTCGGACCATCACGGTCGACGGCTGGAAGGTCGGAATGTCGATCTGCAAGGACACCAGCGCAAGCGTCCACACGTCGGACCTCGCGAGGCTCGATGTCGATCTGTACGCGGCGGGAGTCGTCCACTCCCCGGAGGAGTTCGATGAGCAGTCCGCTCGCGGGTTCGTGGCGGCCCGCGCGTGCCGTGCCTATGCGGCGTTCGCGAGTTTCGCTGGCCGAGCCGGCGCTGTCTACCCACACACGTGCGGTCGCTCCACGATCTGGGGGCCAGACGGCGAGGTGCTCGCCGCCGCAGGTGACCAGACCGGAGAAGTCGTACGCCACCAACTGACTTCCTCACGGCTTTCCGCCACACGCACACCTGCGGCCAACTGCTCGTAG
- a CDS encoding helix-turn-helix domain-containing protein — MSVTDDAQVGGLLRMWRERRRLSQLELSARAGVSSRHLSFLETGRSRPTPQMIDRLATQLDVPLRERNQLLLSAGFAPAHPERSIRSPELYAVSVAFQRILDAHMPFPALVLDRWWNIVDRNPATDVVLRGCASHLLEPPVNAVLVTLHPEGLAPRIRNLAQWRTHLLGQVRSRAEHTGDARLHQLVRDASALGEVEESAGSATDVVLPLELDRGGDILRLFSIAAALQSATDITIDELHIEAFYPADQATAAWFGRLGS, encoded by the coding sequence ATGTCCGTGACCGACGACGCGCAGGTGGGCGGTCTGCTGCGCATGTGGCGGGAGCGCAGGCGCCTCAGTCAGCTCGAGCTCTCGGCACGCGCCGGAGTGTCCTCTCGTCACCTCAGCTTCTTGGAGACGGGTCGCTCGCGACCTACGCCACAGATGATCGACCGACTCGCGACACAGCTCGACGTGCCATTGAGAGAGAGGAACCAGTTACTGCTCTCCGCGGGCTTCGCGCCGGCGCACCCCGAGCGGTCGATACGTTCCCCTGAGCTCTATGCGGTGAGTGTTGCGTTCCAGCGGATCCTCGACGCCCATATGCCATTCCCGGCGCTCGTTCTGGACCGCTGGTGGAACATCGTCGACCGCAATCCTGCGACTGATGTCGTGCTGCGGGGCTGCGCGTCTCACCTCCTGGAGCCACCTGTCAACGCCGTCCTGGTCACGCTGCACCCTGAGGGGCTTGCCCCGCGCATCCGCAATCTCGCGCAATGGCGTACTCACCTGCTCGGGCAGGTTCGTTCGCGTGCCGAGCACACCGGCGATGCGCGACTGCACCAACTTGTGCGCGACGCATCAGCCCTCGGAGAAGTCGAGGAGAGCGCTGGCAGCGCCACCGATGTCGTGTTGCCGCTCGAGCTCGATCGAGGTGGTGACATCCTGCGGCTCTTCAGCATCGCTGCCGCTCTTCAGTCTGCTACGGACATCACCATCGACGAGCTCCATATCGAGGCGTTCTACCCCGCGGATCAGGCGACGGCTGCATGGTTCGGACGACTGGGCAGCTGA
- a CDS encoding VOC family protein yields the protein MTLRESRPPLSEARTDPALPNGFTSVTPFITVARARDAIEFYRHVFGVRVVDVTEVDGKVVHAELEFPSGRLQLGEPNDVYGLVAAGTDGDCYSLGHYCADVDAVAARAVAAGAAIREPITDFVTGDRYCSLRDPFGVRWSVMTRIEEIPEAEGARRVAEWAHTQQATT from the coding sequence ATGACTCTGCGCGAATCTCGGCCGCCGCTCTCCGAAGCCCGCACCGACCCCGCTCTTCCGAACGGGTTCACCAGCGTGACCCCCTTCATCACGGTCGCCCGAGCTCGAGACGCGATCGAGTTCTATCGACACGTGTTCGGCGTCCGCGTCGTCGACGTGACCGAGGTCGATGGGAAGGTGGTGCACGCAGAACTGGAGTTCCCGAGTGGCCGACTCCAACTCGGCGAACCCAACGACGTCTACGGCCTGGTGGCGGCCGGAACCGACGGGGACTGCTATTCGCTCGGCCACTACTGCGCCGATGTCGATGCGGTCGCGGCACGCGCCGTGGCGGCCGGCGCGGCGATTCGCGAACCCATCACCGATTTCGTCACGGGTGACCGATACTGCAGCCTGCGAGACCCCTTCGGGGTCAGGTGGTCGGTCATGACGCGGATCGAGGAGATCCCAGAGGCCGAAGGGGCGCGTCGTGTGGCGGAATGGGCACACACGCAACAGGCGACCACGTGA
- a CDS encoding cyclase family protein, translating into MSTRSSASVPGPAPNAGIDEAAKQQYRAHFDARVRFGNGGRLDAYGFRLDVPSEATPRDRIGQLFIRHLGLSMVESVELSDLVIVEEAHKGSRGVEDSARPPSLVDLSHAVPWEALGSPSRHDHSALSAWRVDTATRPPTSIVVGDGRSGVGDDLEHTSLVKLAAIQGEVFHLTDLKSRSIPPGVFYEREVAGRAVLLDTGWSPRFGTPLYCEPAPFLSREAADYLICEGVTMVGIDTSGLDDSAARREAKAMVRTTLLQAGVVLLENVTNVDLLPASGSRIVAAPPALAGMHTCPVRAFALVGEGA; encoded by the coding sequence GTGAGCACGCGAAGTTCGGCCTCGGTTCCGGGTCCGGCCCCGAACGCGGGGATCGATGAGGCGGCGAAGCAGCAGTACCGCGCACACTTCGATGCTCGTGTTCGCTTCGGGAACGGTGGGCGGCTCGACGCGTACGGATTCCGGCTGGATGTTCCCTCGGAGGCGACGCCACGGGACCGAATCGGTCAGCTGTTCATCCGTCATCTGGGCCTGTCGATGGTCGAGTCCGTCGAGCTCTCCGATCTGGTCATCGTCGAGGAAGCGCACAAGGGCAGTCGAGGCGTCGAGGATTCGGCTCGCCCGCCATCGCTGGTCGACCTGAGCCACGCTGTCCCGTGGGAGGCGCTCGGATCCCCGAGCCGGCACGATCACAGCGCCCTGTCTGCGTGGCGTGTTGACACGGCCACGCGTCCTCCTACGTCCATCGTCGTCGGGGACGGCCGCTCGGGCGTCGGCGACGACCTCGAGCACACGTCGCTCGTCAAGTTGGCAGCGATCCAGGGTGAGGTGTTCCATCTCACCGATCTGAAGAGCCGATCCATCCCGCCGGGCGTCTTCTACGAACGCGAGGTCGCCGGACGCGCCGTCCTTCTCGACACCGGATGGAGCCCGCGCTTCGGAACGCCGCTGTACTGTGAACCCGCTCCATTCCTCAGCCGTGAGGCCGCCGACTACCTCATCTGCGAGGGCGTCACCATGGTCGGCATCGACACGTCCGGTCTCGACGACTCCGCCGCTCGCCGGGAGGCGAAGGCGATGGTGCGCACAACTCTGCTCCAAGCCGGTGTGGTTCTGCTCGAGAACGTGACCAATGTCGACCTGCTGCCAGCCTCCGGTTCACGCATCGTCGCGGCGCCCCCGGCGTTGGCAGGGATGCACACATGTCCCGTCAGGGCATTCGCCCTCGTGGGTGAGGGAGCGTGA
- a CDS encoding nuclear transport factor 2 family protein — MRLVENYLATWNAADEELRRALLKEHWSERAVYADPLVEAVGHAEIAQVIDGVRKQFPGFHFTSVGEPDAHGRLSRFRWGLGPAGEEPIVIGFDVVVADDRGFIQDVYGFLDRVPG; from the coding sequence ATGCGTTTGGTCGAGAACTACCTGGCGACGTGGAATGCGGCAGACGAGGAACTCCGCAGAGCGCTCCTGAAGGAGCACTGGTCAGAACGCGCGGTGTACGCCGACCCTCTCGTCGAGGCGGTCGGCCACGCGGAGATCGCCCAGGTCATCGATGGCGTGAGGAAGCAGTTTCCGGGCTTCCACTTCACGAGTGTCGGCGAGCCCGACGCGCACGGTCGATTGTCCCGCTTCCGGTGGGGACTCGGGCCCGCCGGTGAAGAGCCGATCGTCATCGGTTTCGACGTGGTCGTCGCCGACGATCGAGGGTTCATCCAAGATGTCTATGGATTCCTCGACCGCGTTCCGGGCTGA
- a CDS encoding GNAT family N-acetyltransferase — protein MNGREAIGAGARERRVVRSVEPGDRPRWTQLFEQYRSIEGAPADDAVASRVWSWITGSGGPLEGVVVETDDDTGAGGLAGFCLYREFARPASGTMGIYLDDLYVAVEHRGQGYARQMIHAVHDIAIHRRCSLVRWIVDPANTTAYRLYERIADPKAWVTFEIDGGEAGRG, from the coding sequence GTGAACGGGAGGGAAGCCATCGGGGCAGGTGCTCGTGAGCGCCGAGTCGTCCGATCAGTCGAACCCGGCGATCGCCCTCGATGGACGCAGCTGTTCGAACAGTACCGATCGATCGAGGGCGCACCTGCTGACGATGCCGTCGCGTCTCGCGTCTGGTCGTGGATCACCGGGTCTGGCGGCCCACTCGAAGGGGTCGTCGTCGAGACGGACGACGACACCGGCGCAGGCGGCTTGGCCGGCTTCTGCCTGTACCGCGAATTCGCGCGCCCCGCGAGCGGCACGATGGGCATCTACCTCGACGATCTCTACGTTGCGGTCGAGCATCGCGGACAGGGATACGCGAGGCAGATGATTCACGCTGTTCACGACATCGCGATCCATCGCCGGTGCAGTCTGGTGCGGTGGATCGTCGACCCCGCGAACACCACGGCCTACCGCCTCTATGAGCGGATCGCCGACCCGAAGGCGTGGGTCACGTTCGAGATCGACGGCGGCGAAGCCGGGCGCGGCTGA
- a CDS encoding sigma-70 family RNA polymerase sigma factor, with translation MTDPRILARWYETQRGRLTTIAYNLLGDASEAEDVVQEAWLRLQRTTPSDIDNLAAWMTTVVSRLSLDLLRSSRRRHEGPLFAEDWAQVASTPATPEDEIAEADHAGVALLVVLDALSPAERLAFVLHDVFGLTFGEVAQVLGRNEAAARKLASRARSRVRESAPHKAVTRAHGKVVEAWLLAAKHGEFAALLELLDEGAVLHADYGSHSETIRGARSIAERAALSQRLASNSRTVLVNRRPAVAAVVNGRIVSVMIFEIMGERIRTLEVIAGGARLNEIAGLHEAIGLIERD, from the coding sequence ATGACCGATCCTCGAATTCTGGCGCGTTGGTATGAAACGCAGCGCGGTCGGCTCACGACCATCGCGTACAACCTCCTCGGCGACGCGTCCGAGGCGGAAGACGTCGTGCAGGAAGCCTGGCTGCGCCTGCAACGGACGACGCCCTCAGACATCGACAATCTCGCCGCATGGATGACGACCGTGGTGTCGCGTCTCAGCCTCGACCTGCTCCGTTCCTCGCGACGTCGGCACGAAGGCCCACTGTTCGCAGAGGACTGGGCACAGGTCGCGAGCACTCCCGCAACGCCAGAAGACGAGATCGCGGAGGCGGATCACGCAGGCGTGGCACTTCTTGTCGTTCTCGATGCCCTCAGCCCTGCAGAGCGTCTCGCGTTCGTGCTGCACGATGTCTTCGGATTGACCTTTGGTGAGGTCGCGCAGGTCCTCGGACGGAACGAGGCTGCGGCCCGCAAGCTCGCTTCGCGCGCTCGATCGCGCGTCCGCGAGAGCGCGCCGCACAAGGCCGTGACGCGCGCGCACGGAAAAGTCGTCGAAGCGTGGTTGCTCGCCGCGAAACACGGCGAGTTCGCCGCGCTGCTGGAGTTGCTCGATGAGGGAGCCGTACTCCACGCGGACTACGGATCTCACAGTGAGACGATTCGAGGGGCACGAAGCATCGCCGAGAGGGCGGCGCTATCCCAGCGCCTCGCCTCGAACTCCCGCACCGTGCTCGTGAACAGACGGCCGGCAGTCGCAGCCGTCGTCAACGGTCGGATCGTCTCAGTCATGATCTTCGAGATTATGGGCGAACGGATACGGACCCTCGAGGTCATCGCCGGTGGCGCCCGACTCAACGAGATCGCGGGACTGCACGAAGCGATCGGTCTCATCGAACGAGACTGA
- a CDS encoding AraC family transcriptional regulator, producing the protein MPISLRRSVDSGSQPRGRGLLFHRDIPPYERIAPPTDVADRLQWVWVPRWDVPSGVVLRPKALVLHSMNLIVDDRGHVTVLGPSRNFFSRELRGQGWLVGIQLRPASTPALFGDPAPYLDGEVPRAEPSLGRAAVESMTAGPEPGPQQAVTAVAEWARARIPIPDARGRLANRMVDLIHSDTSIARVDELADGLGVSPRTLQRLSRRYLGVSPLAVIRRHRLHETLERIGSDRAVPIAQIAAEMGYADHAHLTTAFRHTLELTPSQYRRLVAAERHAPPD; encoded by the coding sequence ATGCCCATTTCCCTTCGACGAAGCGTCGACTCGGGATCTCAACCTCGCGGGCGCGGCCTGCTGTTCCACAGGGACATTCCGCCGTACGAGCGAATCGCGCCGCCGACCGATGTCGCCGACCGGCTGCAGTGGGTGTGGGTGCCACGGTGGGACGTGCCATCCGGAGTGGTGCTTCGGCCGAAGGCCCTCGTGCTCCACTCGATGAACCTGATCGTCGATGACCGTGGCCACGTCACGGTACTGGGCCCATCCCGGAACTTCTTCTCCCGGGAGTTGCGAGGGCAGGGTTGGCTGGTCGGGATTCAGCTCCGACCCGCATCCACCCCAGCCCTCTTCGGCGACCCGGCCCCATATCTGGACGGCGAAGTGCCGCGAGCGGAGCCGTCACTCGGACGTGCAGCAGTCGAGTCGATGACGGCCGGTCCAGAACCCGGACCTCAGCAGGCCGTCACCGCGGTTGCCGAGTGGGCACGAGCGCGCATCCCGATCCCAGACGCCCGCGGACGCCTTGCCAACAGGATGGTCGACCTGATCCACAGCGACACGTCCATCGCGCGGGTCGACGAGCTTGCCGACGGTCTTGGCGTGAGCCCTCGAACGCTGCAGCGTCTCTCGCGTCGCTACCTCGGAGTGTCCCCGCTCGCGGTCATCCGGCGGCACCGCCTCCACGAGACGCTCGAGAGAATCGGCAGCGACCGAGCCGTCCCCATCGCACAGATCGCCGCCGAGATGGGGTACGCGGATCATGCACATCTCACCACGGCGTTCCGCCATACGCTCGAGCTGACGCCTTCGCAGTACCGGCGCCTGGTGGCCGCGGAGCGACACGCACCGCCCGACTGA
- a CDS encoding nuclear transport factor 2 family protein, translated as MTDIGLHALLELEHAGWQALCEGRGGAYYRRVMSEDGTMILVNGMTLDREASAEALDAAESWDSYEIRDPRVLSLGPDAALLIYAGSASRKGQPPFTAIMTSAYRREHGELRLAAYQQTAAEE; from the coding sequence ATGACCGACATCGGACTCCACGCGCTGCTCGAACTCGAACACGCCGGGTGGCAGGCGCTCTGCGAGGGCCGCGGCGGCGCCTATTACCGGCGGGTGATGAGCGAGGACGGCACCATGATCCTCGTGAACGGCATGACGCTGGATCGCGAAGCCTCCGCCGAGGCACTGGACGCAGCAGAGAGCTGGGATTCGTACGAGATACGCGATCCGCGAGTGCTCAGCCTCGGTCCGGATGCCGCGCTCCTGATCTACGCCGGGTCGGCATCACGCAAGGGGCAACCTCCCTTCACCGCGATCATGACCAGCGCCTACCGCCGAGAGCACGGCGAGCTGCGACTCGCGGCCTATCAGCAGACCGCCGCCGAGGAATGA
- a CDS encoding PadR family transcriptional regulator, translating into MRFLILGVLLEGALSLYDVHKRFTGGISLFYAASFGSIQRALEQLESLGWATSAAEEGSARRKRLYTVTSTGRDAWREWMLAPLTGSDPEPTMLARVYLLGSLPQVDRAGCIAELRRRIDTDAAALEDLAARLSETHVPESLDEIARYRRATLDYGIRSHALAAAWLAELAATPESLHSPKV; encoded by the coding sequence GTGCGATTCCTCATCCTCGGCGTCCTTCTTGAGGGCGCGCTGTCGCTCTACGACGTGCACAAGCGGTTCACCGGCGGCATCTCGCTGTTCTACGCCGCCAGCTTCGGCAGCATCCAGCGTGCACTCGAGCAGCTCGAATCCCTCGGCTGGGCGACGAGTGCCGCCGAAGAGGGGTCGGCTCGACGCAAGCGGCTGTACACGGTCACCTCTACAGGGCGCGACGCGTGGCGCGAATGGATGCTGGCGCCACTGACTGGCTCCGATCCGGAGCCGACGATGCTCGCCAGGGTGTATCTGCTGGGCAGCCTGCCCCAGGTGGATCGCGCAGGATGTATCGCAGAGTTGCGGCGTCGGATCGACACCGACGCGGCGGCGCTCGAAGACCTCGCGGCCCGGCTCAGCGAGACGCACGTGCCGGAGTCGCTGGATGAGATCGCGCGCTATCGCCGCGCGACGCTGGACTACGGCATCCGCTCCCATGCACTGGCGGCGGCGTGGCTCGCTGAGCTCGCCGCCACGCCCGAGTCTCTGCATTCGCCGAAGGTCTGA